In Prunus dulcis chromosome 2, ALMONDv2, whole genome shotgun sequence, a single genomic region encodes these proteins:
- the LOC117617899 gene encoding actin-depolymerizing factor 1: MANSASGMAVHDDCKLKFLELKAKRNHRFIVFKIEEKIQQVIVEKVGGPDESYDDFAASMPADECRYAVYDFDFTTNENCQKSKIFFIAWAPDTSRVRSKMLYASSKDRFKRELDGIQVELQATDPSEMSLDIIKGRAL; encoded by the exons ATG GCAAACTCGGCATCTGGAATGGCTGTGCATGATGATTGTAAGCTCAAGTTCTTGGAACTAAAAGCGAAGAGGAACCACCGATTTATTGTGTTCAAGATCGAGGAGAAGATACAGCAGGTGATTGTGGAGAAGGTTGGAGGTCCCGATGAAAGCTATGACGATTTCGCTGCCTCCATGCCTGCCGATGAGTGCCGCTATGCCGTctatgattttgattttacaACCAATGAGAACTGCCAGAAAAGCAAAATTTTCTTCATTGCATG GGCACCTGACACTTCAAGGGTGAGAAGTAAGATGCTTTATGCAAGCTCCAAGGACAGATTCAAGAGGGAGTTGGATGGGATTCAAGTGGAGTTGCAGGCAACAGACCCTAGTGAGATGAGCTTGGATATCATAAAAGGGCGGGCACTCTAA